The Notoacmeibacter ruber DNA segment TTCCAGAGCGTTCACCACGTCAAGCCGCCGGCGAGCCGCGAGGAGAGCGTCGAGCTTTACCTTCTGGCGAAAGGCTTCAAGGGGCGGCAGGAGAACAACGCTCAGGATGAGCGCGACTGATCATCGTTCGGGGCATCTCTGCCGCTGCTCGTCGCGACGGCCGGGCCGGGTCTCGTATTGCCGTCATCCCGCCCGACATGAAGATATTTACGATGGCCGGAGACGGCCGCGCCCGTTGACTTCGGCAGCAGCAGGAAAGGTATCGCGGCCGCGATCGATAGGCCTCCGATCGTCAGGAAGGCAATCAGGAAGCTGGTCTGGGTGACGATGCCGTCCGCACCGGTCGACAGTTCGAGGATCGCGCCGCCGAGCGCAACGCCCAGTGCAATGGATACCTGCTGGAGAACCGATGTCGTCGCGGTGGCAGGTGCTGCGCGAGCCGAATCGATATCCGCGAAGATCAGCGCATTGCCGGCGGTAAAGAAAAGCGAGCGAAAGATGCCGCCGACCAGAAGGGTAAAGAGGATGACGGGCACCGGTGTCGTTTCCGTAAAAAAGCCTGCGATTGCGATCAGCGCTCCACCGACGACCGCCGTTACCGAGAGCGCACCCCGAAAACCTGTTCGCCGAAGAATGGCGGGCGCCACGAACTTCACCATAAGCGCGCCGACCGCGCCCATGAAGGTGATGAGCCCCGACTGGAAGGGCGTATAGCCGAAGACGAGCTGCAGCAGCAGCGGCATCAGGAATGGAACAGCCCCGGACCCCACGCGGAAGAGGCTCATGCCGAGGACGGATGAGCGATAGGATCGGATCGCAAAGAGCGACAGATCGAGGAGAGGTGCTGGCGCGGCCAGAGCGTGACGAATGTAGAGGAGCGCGGCCACCAATCCGGCGAGAACCGCCGCGATTCCGTAAAGCGGAGGCAGCGCAGGCAGGGAGATCACCGAAAGGCCGAAAATGACGCCGGAGGCCGCGAGTGCGGCGAAGGCAAAACCGGTCCTGTCGATCGGTTTTCGGTCTTCGCTGCGCATGTCGGGCACGAAAATTCCCGCCAGAAGAATGCCGGCAAGGCCGATCGGCAGATTGATCAGGAAGATCCAGTGCCAGGAGAAATAGGTGGTGATGAAGCCACCGAGGGGCGGGCCGAGAAACGGTCCGATCAGGGCCGGGATGGTCAGCAATGCCATGGCGTCGACCAGTCTGTCTTTTGGCGTGGTACGAACGAGAATGAGACGGGCGACGGGGGTCATCATCGCGCCACCCATGCCTTGCAGAAAGCGGGCGCCGACGAACTGGCCGAGTGAACTGGAGATCGCGCAGGAGAGCGAGCCAAGGATGAACACGCCGATCGCGATGCGAAAGATGTTCCGCGAACCTATCCGGTCCGCCATCCACCCGGAAATGGGGATGAAGATAGCCAGCGAAACGAGATAGGCTGTCAGCGCCAGTTTCAGCGCAACGGGCCGCGTTCCGATATCGGTCGCGATAGCAGGCAGAGCCGTTGCGATGACGGTGGAATCGATCTGTTCCATGAACAGGGCGACGGCCAGGATGAGGGGGAGAGCGGGACGTTTCACCGCCGCCAAATGGCGCCCGTCGGGCAGGGTGTCAATGAAACGATCTGTTCGCTGGTGCAGTTCGGAGACGGCCTGTTCAAGACATTCGAGCGATCACCCGGCCCATCAGCGGTGAATAGAGCGGCGAAGCGTCTTCCTTCCGTCACGCAATAGTGTTAGCAGCCACTGCCAATCCAAAGCGCGGGCGCGGCTCCCGCTCCGAAAACAGGACTGGCACCCCATGGCACGCATCATCGACACGGCGACGGGTGAGTACGCGCTCACCTTCGACGACGTTCTTCTCATTCCTGGTCATTCAGAAGTGCTGCCGGGGCAGGTCGATACCAAGACCACGATTGCCCGTGACATAGAGCTGAACATTCCGATCCTGTCGGCGGCGATGGATACGGTCACCGAGAGCCGGCTGGCGATCGCGATGGCGCAGGCCGGCGGTATCGGCGTCATTCACCGCAATCTCGATCCCGCGATGCAGGCCGAAGAGGTCCGGCAGGTCAAGAAGTTCGAAAGCGGCATGGTGGTCAACCCCGTGACCATCGGCCCGGATGCCAAACTTTCCGATGCCCTCTCGCTCATGCAGGCCAGCAACATTTCCGGTATTCCCGTCGTGGAGAATGGCGGCACGGGCGGGCAGACAACCGGCAAGCTGATCGGCATCCTGACGAACCGTGATGTGCGTTTCGCGGATAATCCGGATCAGCGGATCCGCGAGTTGATGACGAAGGAAAATCTCGTCACGGTTTCCGATGGCGTCACGCAGGAAGAGGCCAAGCGGCTTCTGCATTCTCATCGCATCGAAAAGCTGCTGGTTGTCGACGATGAGGGTCAGTGCATCGGCCTGATCACCGTCAAGGATATCGAGAAGAGCCAACTCAACCCGAATGCCGCAAAGGACAATCAGGGCCGGCTTCGCGCTGCCGCTGCAACCAGTGTCGGCGATGACGGCTTCGAACGTGCCGAGCGTCTGATCGATGCGGGCGTCGATCTTCTCGTGATCGACACCGCCCACGGCCACAGCCAGCGCGTGCTGGATATGGTCTCGCAGGTCAAGAAACTATCCAATGCGGTTCGGATCTGCGCAGGCAATGTTGCGACCGCCGATGCGACACAGGCCCTCATCGACGCGGGAGCGGATTGCGTGAAGGTCGGTATCGGCCCGGGATCGATCTGTACGACGCGCGTCGTCGCCGGCGTGGGCGTGCCGCAGCTCGCGGCCATCATGGGCGCTGTCGAGCGGGCCGATTCGCAGGGGGTGAGCGTGATTGCCGATGGCGGCGTGAAGTTTTCCGGCGATCTTGCCAAGGCTCTCGCGGCAGGAGCGAAAGCGGCGATGGTGGGTAGCCTTTTGGCCGGAACGGAAGAGAGCCCGGGCGAAGTGTACCTCTATCAAGGCCGTTCCTACAAAGCCTATCGCGGCATGGGGTCTGTCGGCGCGATGGCGCGCGGCTCGGCCGACCGCTATTTCCAGGCCGAGGTTCGCGATACGCTAAAGCTGGTGCCGGAAGGCATCGAGGGGCAGGTGGCGTACAAGGGACCTGTCGGCAGCGTCCTTCATCAGCTTGCCGGCGGCTTGCGTGCGGCCATGGGATATGTCGGTGCTGGAGACCTTCACTCCTTCCGCGAAAAAGCGCAGTTCATCCGGATCACCGGTTCGGGTCTTCGTGAAAGCCATGCGCATGATGTGACGATCACGCGCGAAAGCCCGAATTATCCCTCCACAGGCGGCTGACGATTCAGCTGAGAGACGCTAACCTCGCCTCTGCCGGTCTGAGGTTCTGACCGGAATCAAGGGGCAAGCTATGATTGAAAATCCAACCGGCACGGCGATCTTCTGGCCGATGATCGCGCATGTGCTGATCGTTTATATCGTCTATTTTCTGATGAGCGCGCGGCGTATCCGCGCGGTACAGGACGGGCGGGTGGCGGTCCAGCAATATAAGATGAATCGCTACGGTGACGAGCCGGAAGAGGCTTTTATCACCCGCGCCAATATCGCCAACCAGTTCGAACTGCCGGTTCTCTTCCACGTCGTCTGCCTGGCACTTTATGTGACCGGCGCGGTCGGCATCCTTGCGGTGACGATAGGATGGCTCTTCGTCCTGGCGCGCGCCGCGCATGCCGTCGTTCATTTGACGATCAACAGGGTCGTCCTGCGGCGTCGCGCTTTCATCGGCAGCTTTCTGGCAACGGGCCTGTTATGGCTCCTGCTGGCGCTGCAGTTGGTTGGCATCGATTCCTATTGATGCGCCGACGCCCCGCTATGGGCGGGGCGTCGGCTTGCAGTTCGCTTAACTCAAGCGGGGGTTAGCTTGACAAGGCGCCCGCCCGCCTCGTCTTCCAGTACCCAGATCGCGCCGTCGGGGCCTTGCTCAACTTCACGGATGCGTTTTCCCCATTCGAAGCGCTCGGCTTCCTGCGCGGTCTCGCCGTCCAGATCGACCTGGATGAGCGCTTTGGAAGAAAGGCCGCCAATCAGTGCGTCGCCTTGCCAGTCGGAAAACACGTCACCCGAATATATGACGAGGCCTGCTGGCGAGATCACCGGATTCCAGTACGCTTTCGGCTTGGTAAAGCCGTCATCGGCGGAGTGATCCGTGATCGGTACGCCGGAATAATTGTCGCCGTATGAACGCTGTGGCCAGCCGTAATTGTTGCCCGGCTCGATGAGGTTCAATTCGTCGCCGCCGCGCGGGCCCATCTCGTGCGCCCAGAGCCGGTTTTCACCGTCGAACGCGATGCCCAGCATATTGCGGTGACCCGTCGTCCAGAACTCGTCGGCAACGGCTTCGCCGCCTTCTTCAGCGAAGGGGTTTCCTTCCGGGAGCGATCCGTCATCGTTCAGCCGCAGAATTTTTCCGAGATTGACGTCCTTGTCCTGCGCGGGTGTCTGCTTCTGCCGCTCGCCGGAGGTCAGGAACAGATAGCCTTCCTGGTCACTGCCCTTCGGCCCGAAGGCGATTCGGTGCGAGAAGTGACCGCTACCCGGCACATGCGGCTGCTGCGTCCATATCTTTTCTATGTCCGTCAGCTTCGGCGTGTCGCCGGAGAGATCGAGTTTGGCCCGTGAGACGGCAGCCCCTTTCGTCGCACCATCATCGAGACTCTCCACATAGGAGAGATAGATGAGATTGTTCTGCTCAAAATCGGGATGCAGGACGACATCGCCAAGTCCGCCCTGGCCACCATAGGCGACCTCCCACATTCCTTGAATTTCAGTCTTCTCGCCATCCTGCGTAACATGGAAGAGCGTGCCGGGTTTCGTGGTCACAAGAGCCGTTCCGTCGGGAAGGAACGTCATCGCCCAAGGCTCATCGAAGTCTGTGACGGCTTCGGCCGCCAGAGCGGTTCCTTCCGTGCCTGTCACGGAAAAGCTGTCGTCCTGTGCGGAAGCTGGCAGTGCGATCAGCGTCGAAAGCGCGAGGCTACTGAGAATGGTCTGTGCGGTCATGGCATGGTCCTCGTCATGTTCATCGGATCAGGGATTGAACACCTCGCACGATTGTCCGTTCCGCCGGACTGCAACTTTAAGCGGTTATGCTGGAGGGGACACTGGAAGATTGGGCAACGGCCGTGCGGCGATGTGGTCGGCGAGACGTTCCGCATCCTGCCCGCGACCACTGCCCGTGCGCCAAATTAGTCCGATCGTACGTTCCGGCTGGGGCTCGTCGAAGGGTGCGATCCGGAGATTGGGATTGGCCGCCTCGGTCGCGACCGCCATCTCCGGCAGCAATGTCACCCCTAGGCCGCACGCAACCATCTGCAGAAGCGTGGCGATTGATGTCGCTTCCAGATCGGCTGCGCGATGGCCGGGATCGGTAGAACACACGTCGAGTGCTTGATCGCGCAGACAATGGCCTTCAGCCAGAAGGAGCAGGCGTTCCGGCTCCAATGCGGTCGGGTGACGCGGTAAATCGACGGCATTGCCGTCCGATGCGCAACTGGCCAGGAGAAAGCGGTCCCTGATGACGGCTCGGGATCGAAACGGTCCGTCCGGAAAGGGCAGGGCGGCAATGGCCATATCGACCTTACCCTGTTCGAGATCGTTTCGAAGCACAGGTGTCGTCGCTTCCTTGAGGCGCAGTTCCAGATCGGGATGCTGGTCGGCGAGAAGCGGCAGGAGCGAAGGAAGAAGATAGGGCGCCACCGTCGGGATGACGCCGAGTCGCAGCGCTCCGGTCAGAGGGGATCGACCTCTTTGGCCGATCTCCTCGATACGACCGGCGGTTTCTAGAATCATCTGCGCCAAGGGAAGGATCGACTCGCCGAACGGGGTCAGGCTTGCCCGTCCCCTCCTGCGCTCGAACAGGCGACCGCCCAGATTGGCCTCCATCTGCGCAATCTGTGTCGAAAGCGCGGGTTGGGTGACGTGGACCTGATCGGCCGCATGGCCGAAGTGGCCGGTCTGCGCGAGAGCGACGAGGTAACTGCACTGTCGAAGCGTAAAATTCATAACGTCAAATTATCGTAGAGAGCAGGAAATTCAATTTCCAATTATTTTAGTGCACCCCATATCGTCCCCAAGCAGTCCAGTCCGACCGACGCTCGAAAGAAATGACGATTGGCGGGTCTAGGCGCGAAACAGGATCGGCTTTGGCCCGTTGATGGGTATCGCCATTACGAGATTCACAAAAAAGGGGAGTGAGGTTTATGAACGACAAGCCAAAACTCACAACGACGGCCGGTTCGCCTTGGCCGAACAATCAGGACAGCCTGAGCGCGGGAGAGCGCGGTCCGCTACTCATTCAGGATTACCAGCTGATCGAAAAGCTGGCTCACCAGAACCGGGAGCGCATTCCCGAGCGGACCGTCCATGCAAAAGGGTGGGGCGCGCATGGCAAACTCGTCATTACCGAGGATATCAGCCAGTACACGCTGGCAAAGTGCCTGCAGAAAGGTGCCGAGACGCCAATGATCGCGCGGTTCTCGACAGTGGCCGGCGAAGCTGGCGCAGCAGACCACGAGCGCGACGTCCGCGGCTTCTCGCTGAAATTCTACACCGAGGACGGCAATTGGGACATGGTCGGCAACAACACGCCGGTCTTCTTCGTCCGGGATCCGTATAAATTCCCCGACTTCATTCACACGCAGAAGCGACACCCGAAGACGAACATGCGTTCGCCGACCGCGATGTGGGACTTCTGGAGCCTGTCTCCCGAAGCCATGCATCAGGTCACGATCCTGATGAGCGACCGTGGTCTGCCCCAAAGCCCGATGCACATGAACGGATATGGCAGTCACACCTTTTCGTTCTGGAACGAGAAGGGCGAACGGTATTGGGTCAAGTTCCACTTCAAGACCCAGCAGGGTCACGACTTCTTCACCAATGAAGAAGCCGAGAAGGTCGTCGGAAAGACCCGTGAGGGCTATCAGGAGCGTCTGTTCAACGCGATCGAGGACGGCAAATATCCGCGCTGGAAATTCCAGATTCAGATCATGCCCGAGACGGATGCCGAGAAGACCGACTATAATCCGTTCGACCTCACCAAGGTCTGGCCGCACGACGAATACCCGCCAATCGATGTCGGTTATTTCGAGTTGAATCGGAATGCGGAAAACTATTTCGCCGAAATCGAAAACGCTGCGTTCTCGCCCAGCAACATCGTTCCGGGCATTTCATGGTCGCCGGATAAGATGCTGCAGGCGCGGATCTTCTCCTATGCCGATGCGCACCGCCATCGCCTTGGCACGCATTACGAGCAGATCCCGGTCAACCGGCCGAAATGCCCGGTCCATCACTACCACAAGGATGGAGAGATGAACGTCTATGGTGGTATCGCGACAGGCAATCCCAATGCCTATTACGAGCCGAACAGCTTCAACGGGCCGGTCGAGGTGCGTGAAGCACAGGAACCGCCGCTGCGCATCTCCGGCGATGCGGCCCGGTACGATCATCGGAAATATGACGACTATAAGCAGCCGCGAGCGCTCTATGCGGACGTCATGGACGATGCCGAACGGGATCGCCTGCACCAGAATATGGGCGGCGCCCTGGTTGGCGTGCCGACCGTGATCGTCGAGCGTTGGTTCGAGCACCTCAGGCAGGTTCATCCGGATTATGAAGCTGGCGTCCGCAAGGAGTGGGAAGCTGCCAGCCGCGATGCGGGATACGATCCCAACGGTCTACCGATCACCGGCGATACGCCGCATGAGGCCAACGATCAGAGCCCCCAGCAGCCGACCATCGAAGCTGCCGAGTAAGCTGGCTTCGATCTGAAAGTGAAGAAGGCCGGGGCGACATCCCCGGCCTTTGTTATGAGATCGACCATAACATGAAGTAATGAATATTATCAGAAATACCGATTGGAATTTATCATGGTGATGGGTTTCTTGACTTGGAAATCTTCTAAATGAGGGTCGTAAGAGACGGCGCAAGCCGATCCGTTGGAGATCACGATCCGACACGAAAAAGGGGAGAATGAAGATGGATGCCAAAGTCGAAGACACAGGCAAATGCCCGGTCAGTCGCGGCCCGCTCGGCGGCCGTACGAACAGGGATTGGTGGCCGAACCAGCTCAATCTCTCGGTTCTTCACCAGAACCCGCCTGCTGGCGATCCGATGGGCGGCGATTTCGATTACGCCGAAGCGTTCAAAAAGCTGGACCTGAAAGAGGTCAAGGAAGAGATCGCCAAAGTCCTGAAGGATAGCCAGGATTGGTGGCCTGCCGACTGGGGTAATTATGGGCCCTTCATGATCCGTATGGCCTGGCACAGCGCCGGCACCTACCGGACGGGCGATGGCCGTGGCGGCTCGACATCGGGTTCGCAGCGTTTTGCGCCGCTGAACAGCTGGCCGGACAACGCCAATCTCGACAAGGCCCGTCGCCTTCTCTGGCCGGTGAAGCGCAAATACGGCAAGTCGCTCTCCTGGGCCGATTTGATGATCCTCACCGGCAACGTCTCGCTGGAGATCATGGGCTTCAAGACCTTCGGCTTCGGCGGCGGTCGCGAGGATATTTATGAGCCGGAGCAGGATATCTATTGGGGGAGCGAAGAAGAATGGCTCGCCACCAGTGACAAGGCGAACAGCCGCTATGCGGAAGGCCGGGCGCTGGAAAATCCGCTCGCGGCCGTGCAGATGGGACTCATCTACGTCAATCCCGAAGGGCCGGACGGCAAGCCGGACCCCGTTGCGGCCGCGCAGGATATCCGTGAAACCTTCGGACGCATGGCGATGAACGATGAGGAGACCGTCGCCCTGATTGCCGGCGGTCACACATTCGGCAAAACCCACGGAATGGGAAGCGCCGACGATATCGACATGGAGCCGGAAGGCGCCGATGTGACCGAGCAGGGCTTCGGCTGGAAGCACAAGCACGGACTGCACGGCAACGAGACCTTCACTTCCGGTCTCGAGGTCATCTGGACGACCACCCCGACGCAGTGGGGCATGGGCTTCTTCAAGAACCTGTTCGAATATGAGTGGGAACTGACGAAGAGCCCGGCTGGCGCCCATCAGTGGAAACCGAAGAATCCCGAAGCGCAGGATACCGTCGAGGATCCGCATGTGCCGGGCAAGCGCCGCACGCCGAACATGTTGACGACAGACCTGTCGCTGCGCTTCGACCCGGCCTATGAAAAGATTTCGCGCGACTTCTACGAAAATCCCGAGAAGTTCGCCGACGCCTTTGCCCGCGCCTGGTTCAAGCTGACCCACCGCGATATGGGGCCGAAGGTTCTCTATCTTGGGCCGGAAGTGCCCGAGGAAGACCTGATCTGGCAGGACCCAGTTCCCCCGGTCGATCACGAACTGATCGACGATGCCGACATTGCGGCATTGAAGGAAAAGCTACTCTCGTCGGGTCTGTCGGTGCGCGATCTCGTCTACACGGCATGGTCATCCGCCTCGACCTTCCGCGGCTCCGACAAGCGTGGTGGTGCCAATGGCGCCCGTATCCGCCTGGCTCCGCAGAAAGACTGGGAGATCAACGAGCCGGCCGAGCTGGCCGAACGGTTGAGGGTTCTGGAAGGCGTTCAGACGTCGTTCAATGAAAGCCAGACCGGCGGCAAGAAGGTTTCGCTGGCCGATATCATCGTTCTCGGCGGTGCGGCGGCCGTCGAGAAATCGGCCAAGGATGCCGGTTTCGATGTGAGCGTTCCCTTCACGCCAGGCCGGACGGACGCCACGGAAGCGATGACCGATGCGGAATCCTTCGAGCCGATGGAGCCGCAGGCCGATGGCTTCCGCAATTACGTCGATGCGGAATACACCGTGCCGACGGAGCGACTCCTTGTCGACCGTGCGCATCTTCTGGGCCTCACGGCGCCGGAGATGACGGTTCTTCTCGGCGGTCTGCGTGTGCTCAACGGCAATTATGGTAATGAACCGCATGGCGTGTTCACCGACCGGCCAGGCACGCTGACCAACGACTTCTTCGTCAATCTGCTCGATATGGGCACGGGATGGCAGAAGTCTGAGGCGGACGAGCATGTTTACGAAGGCCGCGACCGCGCAACTGAAGAGCTGAAGTGGACGGCGAGCCGGGTCGATCTCGTCTTCGGCTCCAACTCGCAGCTTCGCGCACTGTGCGAGGTCTACGCCGCGGATGACGCAAAGGAAAAGTTCGTTCAGGACTTTATCGCGGTCTGGAACAAGGTGATGAACGCCGACCGTTTCGATCTTTCCGCCTGAGCGCACCATGCTTTGAAATAAAAGGCCGGGGCACCCCCCCCGGCCTTTTTTATGAGCAGGTCGACCACCGAGCCCGAATTTGCCTATCCAGTCAGCAAGCCCTCTTTGCGAATGGACAAACTGCCTTTATCCTCCGGCCGGTAATCGGGAGCTTGGTGCTGATGAAATTTCTTGCCGCGGCAGGATTGGCGATCGTATTTTTCACGCAGCTTGCTGCGTCCCCTCTCGCCGCGCAGGATATGCAGATCTTTCGGGTGGCAACGGCCGGACGTGCCGGCACCTATTTCCCGATCGGTGGTCTGATTTCGACCGCCATATCCAACCCTCCCGGCTCCCGGCCATGCGGAGAGGGTGGGGCTTGCGGCGTACCCGGGCTTGTCGCAACGGCACTGACATCGAATGGCTCGGTCGCCAATGTGAACGCGATCGGGTTTGGACTTGTCGAAAGCGGGTTCAGCCAATCGGATGTCGCCTATTGGGCGCAGACGGGAACCGGTGTCTTTCTGGGCAAGAAAGCTGTCGGGAACCTCCGGGCAATCGCCAGCCTCTACCCGGAAAGCCTTCATCTGGTTGCTGCGAAAGATGCCGGCATAGAAAGCGTGGGCGACCTTCAGGGAAAGCGCGTTTCACTCGATGAGCCCGGCTCGGGGACGCTGGTCGATGCACGCATCGTCCTCAGCGCTTACGAACTGGATGAACGCGATCTCGATGTGGACTACCTCACAGCCGATGAGGCGGCGCGGAAACTTGTCGAGGGAGAGCTGGACGCATTCTTCTTCGTCGGCGGTTTTCCGGCCGATGGCATAGCGAAACTGGCCGAGCGGTTTCCGGTCAAGCTGGTGCCGATCGGCGACGATCGTGCGCAGGAAGTGATCCGCCAGAATCGCTTTTTCAGTCAGCATCTCATTCCCGCTGGAACCTACGAAGGCCAGGCCGAGGACGTGCAAACGCTTTCCGTCGGCGCGCTCTGGCTGACTTCGGCCGATCAGGATGACGATCTGATACACGGCATAACCAAGGCGCTCTGGAACGATGCAAGCCGGAAATTGCTGGACGAAGGTCACGCCAAGGGACGTCTGATCCAGCAAGAGACCGCGCTCGACAATATTGCCATTCCGCTGCATCCCGGTGCGGCCAGATACTACCGCGAGGCAGGTCTGCTGAAGAAGTGATGCAGGCAGCTTCGTAGCGGCATGGTGCCGGGCGGCCTTCCATGCCATAAGCCGCGCCGATCACAAATTCGGGGTATTCATGCGTATCGGCGGACGACTGGCGGCGGCTATCGAAATTCTGGAAGACATGCAGGCGCGGCATCGACCGGCGGCGGAGGCGTTGCGCGATTGGGGAGCATCGCATCGCTTTGCCGGAGCAGGCGATCGCGCGGCGATCGGCAACATCGTCTATGACGGCTTGCGGCACCGTGCCATGAGCCGCTGGCGCTTCGGCGCTGATACGGCAAGGGCCGACGCGTTTGGTGCGCTCCTGTCGGGCTTTGGCCTCGGGGTGGAGGAGATCGCATCGAAACTGGAGGGCGATCGCTTTGCGCCCGAGACGATGACGGACGGGGAGATCGAGCGCTGGCGGGGCAGTGATCCGCGCTCGGCGCCGCCCGATATTCGCGCGAACGTGCCGGGCTGGTCCGAGACCTTTTTCCTGGAGGGATTTGGCGAGGATTGGGTCAATGAGGCTTCGGCGCTTTCGACCCGACCGCCGGTCGATTTGCGGGTGAACACGCTCAAAGCCGATGGCGAAAAGGTCGAACGGGCCTTGGCGAAGGATGGTGTCCGCCGCACCGCCATTGCGCGCAATGGTCTGCGTATTCCGCCGGTGGACGGGTTCGGTCGGCACCCCAATGTGCAGGCAACGCCCGAATTTCAGAAGGGCTGGTTCGAGATTCAGGACGAGGGCAGCCAGATCGTATCCGATCTGATTTTCGCGCAGCAGAAAGAACAGATTCTCGACTTCTGTGCGGGCGGCGGCGGCAAGACACTGGCCATGGCAGCGGCGATGGATAATCGCGGGCAGATCCATGCGTATGACGCCGATCGCGGTCGCCTTGCCCCTATTGTGGAGCGGCTCAAGCGTTCCGGCGTGCGCAATGTGCAGGTTCACTCCGATCGCTCATCGCTCGATGCGTTGAAAGGAAAGATGGATCGCGTCGTCGTCGATGCGCCCTGCACGGGTTCGGGGACGTGGCGGCGAAAGCCCGATGCGAAATGGCGGCTGACCGAAGCTCAGCTTCGCACGCGCCAGGCCGAGCAGTCCGCCATCCTCGACGAAGCATCGGCTTTCGTTCGCCCCGGCGGCTATCTGGTCTACATTACCTGCTCCATGTTCCGCGCCGAAAACGAGGAACAGGTCTACGCATTCGGCGAGCGCAACGAAGAATGGGACCTGCTCTCTGCCGGTGAGGTATGGCAGGATCTGTTCGGCTTCGACAAACCGTCGCCGTGGAGCGAGGATCTGAACTGCATTACGTTGACGCCGGCTGCGACAAATACGGACGGGTTCTTCTTTGCAGTGATGCAAAAGCTCTCCTAGCGGCTGCGGCCATTGCATCGGTTGAACATGGTCAAAGCAGAGCAACACAAACACTGGATCGCCTCTGATGGCCGAGTGGGTTTTGAGGGCTCGCCTTCTGCTCTGTTCCCCTATTGGAGCTTCACGAAGACAGCGATAGCGATCTGCGCGCTCAGGCTGGCAGATCAAGGTACGGTCGAACTCGATGCGCCGCTTCCCGGCTGGCAGTTCACGCTTCGCCAGCTTCTGCAGCACACCGCTGGGTTACCTGATTATTACGCCCTCCCTGACTATCGACGGGACGTATCGCAGGGCAAGCCGCCATGGGCGGTCGATGATTTGCTGGAGAGGTCATTGGCGCAAGGCATGTTGTTTGCGCCGGGCGAGGGGTGGACCTATTCTAATGTCGGTTATCTGCTGGCACGCAAGCACATCGAAAAGAGGGCCGGACAAAGCCTCGCCGCGCTCGTGCGGAGATTCATTTCCGAACCACTTGCGCTGGAGAGTCTCGGTCTTGCCACAACGCAGGCCGATTTCGAAAAACTGCA contains these protein-coding regions:
- the katG gene encoding catalase/peroxidase HPI — its product is MDAKVEDTGKCPVSRGPLGGRTNRDWWPNQLNLSVLHQNPPAGDPMGGDFDYAEAFKKLDLKEVKEEIAKVLKDSQDWWPADWGNYGPFMIRMAWHSAGTYRTGDGRGGSTSGSQRFAPLNSWPDNANLDKARRLLWPVKRKYGKSLSWADLMILTGNVSLEIMGFKTFGFGGGREDIYEPEQDIYWGSEEEWLATSDKANSRYAEGRALENPLAAVQMGLIYVNPEGPDGKPDPVAAAQDIRETFGRMAMNDEETVALIAGGHTFGKTHGMGSADDIDMEPEGADVTEQGFGWKHKHGLHGNETFTSGLEVIWTTTPTQWGMGFFKNLFEYEWELTKSPAGAHQWKPKNPEAQDTVEDPHVPGKRRTPNMLTTDLSLRFDPAYEKISRDFYENPEKFADAFARAWFKLTHRDMGPKVLYLGPEVPEEDLIWQDPVPPVDHELIDDADIAALKEKLLSSGLSVRDLVYTAWSSASTFRGSDKRGGANGARIRLAPQKDWEINEPAELAERLRVLEGVQTSFNESQTGGKKVSLADIIVLGGAAAVEKSAKDAGFDVSVPFTPGRTDATEAMTDAESFEPMEPQADGFRNYVDAEYTVPTERLLVDRAHLLGLTAPEMTVLLGGLRVLNGNYGNEPHGVFTDRPGTLTNDFFVNLLDMGTGWQKSEADEHVYEGRDRATEELKWTASRVDLVFGSNSQLRALCEVYAADDAKEKFVQDFIAVWNKVMNADRFDLSA
- a CDS encoding TAXI family TRAP transporter solute-binding subunit, encoding MKFLAAAGLAIVFFTQLAASPLAAQDMQIFRVATAGRAGTYFPIGGLISTAISNPPGSRPCGEGGACGVPGLVATALTSNGSVANVNAIGFGLVESGFSQSDVAYWAQTGTGVFLGKKAVGNLRAIASLYPESLHLVAAKDAGIESVGDLQGKRVSLDEPGSGTLVDARIVLSAYELDERDLDVDYLTADEAARKLVEGELDAFFFVGGFPADGIAKLAERFPVKLVPIGDDRAQEVIRQNRFFSQHLIPAGTYEGQAEDVQTLSVGALWLTSADQDDDLIHGITKALWNDASRKLLDEGHAKGRLIQQETALDNIAIPLHPGAARYYREAGLLKK
- a CDS encoding RsmB/NOP family class I SAM-dependent RNA methyltransferase; protein product: MRIGGRLAAAIEILEDMQARHRPAAEALRDWGASHRFAGAGDRAAIGNIVYDGLRHRAMSRWRFGADTARADAFGALLSGFGLGVEEIASKLEGDRFAPETMTDGEIERWRGSDPRSAPPDIRANVPGWSETFFLEGFGEDWVNEASALSTRPPVDLRVNTLKADGEKVERALAKDGVRRTAIARNGLRIPPVDGFGRHPNVQATPEFQKGWFEIQDEGSQIVSDLIFAQQKEQILDFCAGGGGKTLAMAAAMDNRGQIHAYDADRGRLAPIVERLKRSGVRNVQVHSDRSSLDALKGKMDRVVVDAPCTGSGTWRRKPDAKWRLTEAQLRTRQAEQSAILDEASAFVRPGGYLVYITCSMFRAENEEQVYAFGERNEEWDLLSAGEVWQDLFGFDKPSPWSEDLNCITLTPAATNTDGFFFAVMQKLS
- a CDS encoding serine hydrolase domain-containing protein, producing the protein MGFEGSPSALFPYWSFTKTAIAICALRLADQGTVELDAPLPGWQFTLRQLLQHTAGLPDYYALPDYRRDVSQGKPPWAVDDLLERSLAQGMLFAPGEGWTYSNVGYLLARKHIEKRAGQSLAALVRRFISEPLALESLGLATTQADFEKLHWDEASLYHPGWVYHGCLTGTAEDAAGMLQGLMAGELLGRERLEEMLATHPVGGAIPGRPFTECGYGLGLMSGRAGAAGRMIGHSGGGPFAVNAVYHFPDRPVPVTVACFTAGPDEGVPEHAVARIALSF